In Deinococcus ruber, a genomic segment contains:
- a CDS encoding DUF72 domain-containing protein, with protein MKVYIGTGGYSNDDWLGLLYEPGTKSADYLEVYSHAFDAVELNSSFYGIPGLKAFEGMARKSGGRTRFTVKLHQVFTHARKPEDSDFDRMLQSPEPLREAGVMGPYIAQFPYSFHRTPENRQYLLQLAERFAGHELAVELRHGSWDRPEVRAGMSEYGLLWVSPDYPPVGGMPEPQLHITGEVGYLRLHGRNKGSWWEGGSAAERHDYSYSRDELDGWAEQIAAVAEETEELYILFENTTRGHALRNIPVLREVLLARGVPVKVPSPREQNTGRLL; from the coding sequence ATGAAGGTGTATATCGGCACAGGCGGCTATTCCAACGACGACTGGCTGGGGCTGCTGTACGAACCGGGCACCAAGAGTGCGGATTATCTGGAGGTGTATTCACATGCCTTCGACGCGGTGGAACTGAACAGCAGTTTTTACGGTATTCCCGGCCTGAAAGCCTTCGAAGGGATGGCCCGCAAGAGCGGAGGCCGGACGCGCTTTACCGTGAAGCTGCATCAGGTGTTCACGCATGCCCGCAAGCCCGAAGACAGCGATTTCGACCGCATGCTGCAAAGCCCCGAGCCTCTGCGCGAGGCAGGTGTGATGGGGCCGTATATCGCGCAGTTTCCGTACTCGTTTCACCGGACGCCCGAAAATCGTCAGTATCTGCTGCAACTGGCCGAGCGCTTTGCCGGGCACGAACTGGCGGTCGAGCTGCGGCACGGCAGCTGGGACAGGCCCGAGGTGCGGGCGGGCATGAGCGAGTACGGCCTGCTGTGGGTCAGCCCCGATTACCCCCCGGTGGGCGGCATGCCCGAGCCGCAGCTGCATATTACCGGCGAGGTCGGGTATCTGCGGCTGCACGGGCGCAACAAGGGCAGCTGGTGGGAAGGAGGCAGCGCAGCCGAGCGCCACGATTATTCGTATTCCCGCGATGAACTCGACGGCTGGGCCGAGCAGATCGCGGCAGTGGCCGAGGAGACCGAAGAATTGTATATCCTGTTCGAAAACACCACGCGGGGCCACGCCCTCAGGAACATTCCGGTGCTGCGTGAGGTGCTGCTGGCGCGTGGCGTGCCGGTCAAGGTGCCCAGCCCACGCGAGCAGAACACGGGTCGCCTGCTGTAG
- a CDS encoding AAA family ATPase: MTLLPSLQGASLQSAFLERGYVASGPLSTALTLVAALGKPLLLEGPAGVGKTEAAKTLALALNTRLIRLQCYEGLDAQSALYEWNYPRQLLRLRMNEVGGNAGQSEQDLYGPDFLLRRPLLEAISQPVAPVLLIDEVDRADDAFEAFLLELLAEWQISIPELGTVQAVTRPHVILTSNRARDLSDALRRRCLYLWVDYPSPEDELHILRARLPGLSERLARQVGGAVAYLRSLPLGKAPGVAETLDWAEALTLLHQDMLTPEVVRDTLGCVLKLREDQQLVGLNLQALIGAAMRGL; this comes from the coding sequence ATGACTCTTCTCCCCAGTCTGCAAGGGGCCAGCCTGCAAAGCGCGTTTCTGGAACGCGGCTATGTGGCGTCTGGGCCGCTGTCCACCGCACTCACGCTGGTCGCGGCGCTGGGAAAACCGCTGCTGCTGGAAGGCCCCGCCGGAGTCGGCAAGACCGAAGCCGCCAAAACGCTGGCCCTAGCGCTGAATACCCGCCTGATCCGGCTGCAATGCTACGAGGGGCTGGATGCCCAGAGTGCGCTGTACGAGTGGAATTACCCGCGCCAGTTGCTGCGGCTGCGGATGAACGAGGTGGGCGGCAACGCGGGCCAGAGTGAGCAGGATCTGTACGGCCCCGATTTTCTGCTGCGCCGCCCGCTGCTGGAGGCCATCAGTCAGCCGGTGGCCCCGGTGCTGCTGATCGATGAAGTCGACCGCGCCGACGACGCCTTCGAGGCATTTCTGCTCGAACTGCTGGCCGAGTGGCAGATCAGCATTCCAGAGCTGGGCACCGTGCAGGCGGTCACGCGCCCCCACGTCATTCTGACCAGCAACCGCGCCCGCGATCTGAGCGACGCGCTGCGGCGGCGGTGCCTGTATCTGTGGGTCGATTACCCCTCGCCGGAAGACGAACTGCACATTCTGCGGGCGCGGCTGCCCGGCCTGAGCGAACGGCTGGCGCGGCAGGTGGGCGGCGCGGTGGCGTACCTGCGGAGTCTGCCGCTGGGCAAGGCTCCGGGAGTGGCCGAAACGCTCGACTGGGCCGAGGCGCTGACGCTGCTGCACCAGGACATGCTCACGCCCGAGGTGGTGCGCGACACGCTCGGCTGCGTGCTGAAGCTGCGCGAAGATCAGCAGCTCGTGGGGCTGAATTTGCAGGCGCTGATCGGTGCGGCCATGCGCGGGCTGTAA
- a CDS encoding DinB family protein, with translation MNVPEYYDYLTAAREQLWNFLRALPVDDLNRDLIPGDRFKNIKDLLLHVIDFEDHWIHGVARGANGYLDQDYRHDWRIPHAEQYDLAWILSYGRSVQAETRRFLATQPNLDSEVALISDDPEVSTVSLDQLLWNVMTHEVRHTAQIALLIRMLGHTPPWLDYLRFTRPKALR, from the coding sequence ATGAACGTTCCCGAATACTACGACTATCTGACGGCTGCCCGCGAGCAGCTCTGGAACTTTCTCAGGGCGCTGCCCGTGGACGATCTGAACCGCGACCTCATTCCCGGCGACCGCTTCAAGAACATTAAAGACCTGCTGCTTCACGTCATCGACTTCGAAGATCACTGGATTCATGGCGTGGCACGCGGCGCAAACGGCTACCTCGACCAGGATTACCGCCACGACTGGCGCATTCCGCATGCCGAACAGTACGATCTGGCCTGGATTCTGAGTTACGGACGCAGCGTACAGGCCGAAACCCGGCGTTTTCTGGCAACTCAGCCCAACCTCGACAGCGAAGTGGCGCTCATCAGTGACGATCCCGAGGTCAGCACCGTCTCGCTCGATCAGCTGTTGTGGAACGTCATGACGCATGAAGTTCGGCACACCGCCCAGATCGCTCTGCTGATCCGCATGCTGGGCCATACCCCGCCGTGGCTCGATTACCTGCGTTTCACCCGGCCCAAAGCCCTGCGCTAA
- a CDS encoding XdhC family protein produces MNSAETRTLIRALDAALLRGQRAAVASVVRVRGSAYRREGTRMLILDDASQVCMLSGGCLEAEVVESALEVIESGAARVVHYDLSEDATWGLGLGCGGSVDVRIERVEDDAVTRGWLEALRQGEAAALCVPLTADGQDGGRVLLRGDTVTGTLSDPALQAFALEAARARLHTRDPRAATLSAPDGQELFIDLSVPAPELLIYGAGHDAQPLSAQAVALGYRVVVVDPRRAYLTPERFPGAVLLPLAPDELQAELRLNSRTQAIIMNHHLDRDRVCLWHALNSEAAFIGMLGPRSRYTDLLDALAQEGHLPTPAQTARVHSPVGLALGAEAPEEVALSILGELMAWRRGASSTPLNGHEGPIHQTYVARSG; encoded by the coding sequence ATGAACTCCGCCGAGACAAGGACGCTGATACGGGCGCTGGACGCCGCGCTGCTGCGTGGACAGCGGGCCGCCGTCGCCAGTGTGGTGCGGGTGCGCGGCAGTGCGTATCGCCGCGAGGGAACGCGCATGCTGATTCTGGATGACGCCTCGCAGGTGTGCATGCTGTCGGGCGGCTGCCTGGAAGCCGAGGTGGTGGAATCGGCGCTGGAAGTGATCGAGTCGGGGGCGGCGCGGGTGGTGCACTACGATCTGTCGGAAGACGCGACCTGGGGGCTGGGGCTGGGTTGCGGCGGCAGCGTCGATGTGCGGATCGAGCGCGTAGAAGACGACGCGGTAACGCGTGGCTGGCTGGAGGCCCTGCGGCAGGGCGAGGCGGCGGCGCTGTGCGTGCCCCTGACGGCAGATGGGCAGGATGGCGGGCGCGTGCTGCTGCGCGGCGACACGGTGACAGGTACGCTGAGCGATCCAGCTCTTCAGGCGTTCGCGCTGGAGGCGGCCCGCGCCCGGCTGCACACCCGCGATCCGCGTGCTGCCACGCTCAGCGCACCGGACGGGCAGGAGCTGTTTATCGATCTGAGTGTGCCCGCCCCCGAACTGCTGATCTACGGAGCCGGACACGACGCGCAGCCGCTCAGCGCTCAGGCGGTGGCGCTGGGGTACCGCGTCGTGGTGGTCGATCCGCGCCGCGCTTACCTGACCCCGGAGCGCTTTCCCGGCGCTGTCCTGTTGCCGCTGGCCCCCGACGAACTCCAGGCCGAACTGCGGCTGAACTCGCGCACGCAGGCGATCATCATGAATCATCATCTCGACCGCGACCGGGTGTGTTTATGGCACGCGCTGAACAGCGAGGCGGCGTTTATCGGAATGTTGGGGCCGCGCAGCCGGTACACCGATCTGCTCGACGCGCTGGCTCAGGAAGGCCACCTTCCCACGCCCGCGCAGACCGCCCGCGTGCATAGTCCGGTGGGCTTGGCGCTGGGTGCAGAAGCCCCGGAAGAGGTGGCCCTGAGCATCCTGGGTGAGCTGATGGCGTGGCGGCGCGGAGCCAGCAGCACACCGCTGAACGGGCACGAGGGACCGATTCATCAGACCTACGTGGCAAGAAGCGGGTAA
- a CDS encoding tRNA dihydrouridine synthase: MTQGFYAQRLSHPGAVLAPMAGYSDAPMRQLAAEQGARWTVSEMISARGLVLGNEGPDLNLGRPYSGETQRVVQLFGAEPDILAEGARRALSWFGAAAIDLNMGCPVPKVKGRGGACLLQTPELACTLIGAMRAAVDVDVSAKIRLGWDSMRAVEVAQGLEAAGAALITVHGRTSAQRYNGEADWDAIAQVAASVQIPVVGSGDVKTLDTLRQRQRSGVAAVMVGRGAVGNPWLFAQAAGLRAETDVPNDFERAAAALRHVALNTEWYGERRGLIQMRKVLPQYFPHHPQWRESLVSLDTLEDVQHTLERLLASSGTPPVTHTPAPSFATRYDQVRS, translated from the coding sequence ATGACACAGGGCTTCTATGCACAGCGACTTTCCCACCCGGGCGCGGTGCTGGCCCCGATGGCGGGCTACAGCGACGCGCCTATGCGCCAGCTCGCGGCAGAGCAGGGGGCACGCTGGACGGTCAGCGAGATGATCAGCGCACGCGGCCTGGTGCTGGGCAACGAGGGGCCAGACCTGAATCTGGGCCGCCCCTACAGCGGCGAAACGCAGCGGGTGGTTCAGCTGTTCGGGGCAGAGCCCGACATCCTGGCCGAAGGAGCGCGGCGGGCGCTGAGCTGGTTCGGCGCTGCTGCCATCGACCTGAACATGGGCTGCCCGGTGCCCAAGGTGAAGGGGCGCGGCGGAGCCTGCCTGCTTCAGACGCCGGAACTGGCCTGCACGCTGATCGGGGCGATGCGGGCGGCGGTGGATGTAGACGTCAGTGCCAAGATTCGCCTCGGCTGGGACAGCATGCGGGCGGTGGAGGTGGCGCAGGGGCTGGAAGCGGCGGGCGCCGCGCTCATCACCGTACACGGGCGCACCAGTGCCCAGCGGTACAACGGTGAAGCCGACTGGGACGCCATCGCCCAGGTGGCCGCCAGCGTGCAGATTCCGGTGGTGGGCAGCGGCGACGTGAAGACCCTGGACACCCTGCGCCAGCGGCAGCGCAGCGGAGTCGCCGCCGTGATGGTCGGGCGCGGCGCGGTGGGAAACCCCTGGCTGTTTGCACAGGCGGCGGGGCTCCGCGCCGAAACCGACGTGCCCAACGACTTCGAACGGGCAGCGGCGGCTCTGCGGCACGTTGCCCTGAACACCGAATGGTACGGCGAGCGGCGCGGCCTGATCCAGATGCGAAAGGTGCTGCCGCAGTACTTCCCGCATCATCCGCAGTGGCGGGAATCACTGGTGAGTCTAGACACGTTGGAAGACGTGCAGCACACTCTTGAACGGCTGCTGGCCTCGTCGGGAACGCCCCCTGTCACACATACCCCCGCGCCGTCCTTCGCCACGCGCTATGATCAGGTCAGGTCATGA
- a CDS encoding nucleotidyltransferase family protein has translation MPSPSVSGVLLAAGSSRRLGQPKQLLMLAGQPLVRRSTRALLDARPSGGVLVVVPPGPLGQQVRSALDGLDVRFAECPAPELGISESFRAALAALPPDTDAAYFALADMPLVSAAMHRQLLDVYEHTHAPLVLARFGPEGVRAPPHLFRADLFAHFDQQGDHGPRHLIREYADQTQWVELPGWALRDLDTPEDVAGMEAAIKDTLGDESEE, from the coding sequence ATGCCCTCTCCTTCCGTGTCCGGCGTGCTGCTGGCGGCTGGCTCGTCGCGCCGCCTGGGACAGCCCAAGCAACTGCTGATGCTGGCAGGACAGCCGCTCGTTCGGCGCAGTACGCGGGCGCTGCTGGACGCTCGGCCTTCCGGCGGGGTGCTGGTGGTGGTGCCGCCCGGCCCGCTGGGGCAACAGGTTCGCAGCGCACTGGACGGGCTGGACGTGCGTTTTGCCGAATGCCCCGCCCCCGAACTCGGCATCTCGGAGAGCTTCCGGGCGGCGCTGGCAGCCCTGCCCCCCGACACCGACGCTGCGTATTTCGCACTGGCCGATATGCCGCTGGTGAGCGCCGCCATGCACAGGCAGCTTCTGGACGTGTACGAGCACACCCACGCGCCGCTGGTGCTGGCCCGCTTCGGCCCGGAGGGTGTGCGTGCGCCGCCCCACCTGTTCCGCGCCGACCTGTTCGCCCACTTCGACCAGCAGGGCGACCACGGCCCCCGCCACCTGATCCGCGAGTACGCCGATCAGACGCAGTGGGTGGAGTTGCCGGGCTGGGCGCTGCGCGATCTGGACACACCGGAAGACGTGGCGGGCATGGAAGCGGCGATCAAAGACACGCTGGGTGATGAATCAGAGGAATGA
- a CDS encoding alpha/beta hydrolase, giving the protein MAVLVSGTAVTFIPPPGAVALSGDFTDWTKRPAIPVQQGRPITLTLPRGAWVEYAWVGADGKPFADPDNPQRSLNPWWNYPRAVQVGEYRQHPLLSADLPPQRGEAHRLSWEGGVFPGTRRAIVYTPPGYDAAQTYPVYYVQDGVAFYRTGKLGELMDRALSLNLIRPAVLVFVEPGERNEEYYLNDRYLDFLRAEVFTRVEGTYSVAEDAAGRGLWGASLGGLISLYLGSRHPELFGAVVSHSGAFIAHPQGRSGTTIDTTTAGEWLRTELTQQPPHHLRVSLDTGTLEWLAAPNRRMAAALMDAGIEHQYREYQSGHNWVTWRGALPEALLYMQGI; this is encoded by the coding sequence ATGGCTGTTCTCGTGTCTGGCACCGCTGTTACCTTCATTCCCCCGCCCGGCGCAGTGGCCCTGAGCGGCGACTTCACCGACTGGACGAAGCGCCCCGCCATCCCGGTGCAGCAGGGCCGCCCCATCACGCTGACGCTGCCGCGTGGAGCCTGGGTGGAATACGCCTGGGTGGGTGCAGACGGCAAACCGTTTGCCGACCCCGACAACCCGCAGCGCAGCCTGAACCCGTGGTGGAACTACCCCCGCGCCGTGCAGGTGGGTGAGTACCGTCAGCACCCCCTGCTGAGCGCCGACCTGCCGCCCCAGCGCGGCGAAGCGCACCGCCTGAGCTGGGAAGGCGGCGTGTTTCCCGGCACCCGCCGCGCCATCGTGTACACGCCGCCCGGCTACGACGCCGCGCAGACGTATCCGGTGTACTACGTGCAGGACGGCGTGGCCTTCTACCGCACCGGCAAGCTGGGCGAGCTGATGGACAGAGCGCTGAGCCTGAACCTGATCCGGCCCGCCGTGCTGGTGTTCGTGGAACCGGGCGAGCGCAACGAAGAATACTACCTGAATGACCGCTACCTCGATTTTCTGCGGGCCGAGGTGTTTACGCGGGTGGAAGGCACTTACAGCGTGGCCGAAGACGCGGCGGGGCGTGGGCTGTGGGGAGCCAGTCTGGGCGGCCTGATCAGTCTGTATCTGGGCAGCCGCCACCCGGAGCTGTTCGGCGCGGTGGTCAGTCATTCCGGGGCGTTTATTGCCCACCCGCAGGGGCGCAGCGGCACCACCATCGACACCACCACCGCCGGAGAATGGCTGCGTACCGAGCTGACCCAGCAGCCCCCACACCATCTGCGCGTGAGCCTGGACACCGGAACGCTGGAATGGCTGGCGGCCCCCAACCGCCGCATGGCCGCCGCGCTGATGGACGCAGGGATAGAGCACCAGTACCGCGAGTACCAGAGCGGCCACAACTGGGTGACGTGGCGCGGCGCACTGCCGGAAGCGCTGCTGTACATGCAGGGCATCTGA
- a CDS encoding vWA domain-containing protein, whose product MPQPVPAVHTEFARKLISFTARLRALGFQVGPGETEAAARALDVLNVLDAGQAQDALRMILTSHRAQEPVFNRAFREHFLLPTPEDDASQPSGVQKPDADSAAKPGQEQPSPPEPLEGEGDGPTTPAGRQQQASSDDDDTADAQNLRSRMSPYAGVSEETAPYGGELEELLHAASALIRQVKLGRTRRWKAAPSGRRFDFRRTLHAALRTGGDPATPRFQRHPLRAPRFLIVLDASRSMAPHTDLLLRYAAALMLRTRRVEVYSFSTTLTRLTPLLRQSLTQSLERSTGAGHQHWTLSLPPLGDAWGGGTRIGENLQRLIGDERARLSPSTVTIILSDGLDTGEPQKLAHAARELHRLSARLVWLNPLAGLPGYLPLARGMAAALPHLDVFAAAGGVAELAALPEKLRR is encoded by the coding sequence ATGCCACAACCTGTGCCTGCCGTCCATACCGAGTTTGCCCGCAAGCTGATCAGCTTCACGGCGCGGCTGCGGGCGCTGGGGTTTCAGGTGGGGCCGGGCGAAACAGAGGCGGCGGCGCGGGCGCTGGACGTGCTGAACGTGCTCGATGCGGGGCAGGCTCAGGACGCGCTCCGCATGATTCTGACTTCCCACCGCGCTCAGGAGCCAGTCTTCAACCGGGCCTTCCGCGAGCATTTCCTGCTGCCCACCCCGGAAGACGACGCGTCGCAGCCCTCCGGGGTTCAGAAACCAGATGCCGATTCGGCGGCAAAGCCGGGCCAGGAGCAGCCGTCTCCGCCGGAACCGCTGGAAGGTGAGGGCGACGGGCCGACGACGCCAGCAGGCCGCCAGCAGCAGGCCAGCAGCGACGATGACGACACCGCCGACGCTCAGAACCTCCGCAGCCGCATGAGCCCATACGCGGGCGTCAGCGAAGAAACCGCGCCGTATGGGGGCGAACTCGAAGAACTGCTGCACGCGGCCTCGGCGCTGATTCGTCAGGTGAAGCTGGGACGCACGCGGCGCTGGAAAGCGGCCCCCAGCGGCAGGCGCTTCGATTTCCGGCGCACGCTGCACGCGGCTCTGCGAACCGGCGGCGATCCGGCCACGCCGCGTTTTCAGCGCCACCCGCTGCGTGCGCCCCGCTTCCTGATCGTGCTGGACGCCAGCCGCAGCATGGCCCCCCACACCGATCTGCTGCTGCGCTACGCCGCCGCCCTGATGCTGCGAACGCGCCGCGTCGAGGTCTACAGCTTCTCGACCACCCTGACCCGCCTGACGCCGCTGCTGCGCCAGTCGCTGACACAGTCGCTGGAGCGCTCGACGGGCGCGGGGCATCAGCACTGGACGCTCAGCCTGCCCCCACTGGGAGACGCCTGGGGCGGCGGCACCCGCATCGGAGAGAATTTGCAGCGGCTGATCGGGGATGAGCGGGCGCGGCTGTCGCCCAGCACCGTCACCATCATTCTGAGCGATGGTCTGGACACCGGAGAGCCGCAGAAACTGGCCCACGCTGCCCGCGAACTGCACCGCCTGAGTGCCCGGCTGGTGTGGCTCAATCCGCTGGCGGGCTTGCCGGGCTATCTGCCACTGGCACGCGGCATGGCGGCGGCGCTGCCACACCTCGACGTGTTCGCAGCGGCGGGCGGCGTAGCAGAACTGGCGGCGCTGCCAGAAAAGCTGAGAAGGTAG
- a CDS encoding peptidase C39 family protein, whose amino-acid sequence MRFRTALLTLSLTAFAQTQAVTPVQTTYATTTVLTDPAALMPDSSHVLTGPETSAPPFDELIPSWNAVTPPGSSVTVEVRTKNAAGKWSRWFSFGTWMSAGAKGDPAGRSSVDGQQDASGRLNTDTLALTAPATIYQSRVTLRGAARLTLLAFTTSRRTERTAQLGSASDRAAWGKVLKVPQRSQMLYPGGGEVWCSPTSTSMILGYYGVNVTVPQAAAATYDRAYDGTGNWPFNTAYAGSLGLRAYVSRLPSLSAAEPYILAGVPLAVSLGWKAGELPGAPVPSSSGHLMVLVGFDSAGNPVLNDPAAPTDAGVKRSYPRAAFERLWLTHSGGTVYVIAPAGKALP is encoded by the coding sequence ATGCGCTTTCGCACTGCTCTCCTGACGCTCTCGCTGACCGCATTCGCTCAGACCCAGGCGGTGACTCCTGTGCAGACAACTTACGCGACCACCACCGTTCTGACCGACCCTGCCGCCCTGATGCCTGACAGCAGCCACGTGCTGACCGGGCCGGAAACGAGCGCCCCGCCCTTCGACGAGCTGATTCCGTCGTGGAACGCCGTGACACCGCCGGGCAGCAGCGTGACGGTGGAAGTTCGGACGAAGAATGCGGCGGGGAAGTGGTCGCGCTGGTTCAGCTTCGGCACCTGGATGAGTGCGGGCGCGAAGGGCGACCCGGCAGGCCGCAGCAGTGTCGACGGGCAACAGGACGCCAGCGGCAGACTCAACACCGATACGCTGGCACTGACTGCGCCCGCCACCATCTACCAGTCGCGGGTGACGCTGCGCGGGGCGGCGCGGCTGACGCTGCTGGCCTTTACCACCAGTCGCCGCACAGAACGTACCGCCCAGCTCGGCAGTGCCAGCGACCGGGCCGCCTGGGGCAAGGTGCTGAAGGTGCCGCAGCGCTCGCAGATGCTGTACCCCGGCGGCGGCGAGGTGTGGTGCAGCCCCACCAGCACCAGCATGATTCTGGGGTACTACGGCGTGAACGTGACGGTGCCGCAGGCCGCCGCCGCCACCTACGACCGGGCCTATGACGGGACGGGCAACTGGCCCTTCAACACCGCCTACGCGGGCAGTCTGGGCCTGCGGGCCTACGTGTCGCGCCTGCCGAGCCTGAGCGCCGCCGAACCGTACATCCTGGCAGGCGTGCCGCTGGCAGTCAGTCTGGGCTGGAAAGCTGGGGAGCTGCCCGGTGCCCCCGTGCCGAGCAGCAGCGGACACCTGATGGTGCTGGTGGGGTTTGACAGCGCGGGCAACCCGGTACTGAACGACCCAGCGGCCCCCACCGACGCGGGCGTGAAACGCAGCTATCCCCGCGCAGCCTTCGAGCGGCTGTGGCTGACGCATTCCGGCGGCACGGTATATGTGATTGCCCCGGCGGGCAAGGCGCTGCCATGA
- a CDS encoding LacI family DNA-binding transcriptional regulator, translating to MTRPTINDIARAAGVSKGTVSRVLNGHATVAQRTRAQVEHVMSELGYAPDPAARQLSWRTGQTLGLSTLSGDPLLSPYQVLLRRSLEAHTAPAGVQLLDLHGDLHTLTRLPSAVLLLHIRPLDHRLELLARQRVPVVMIGHHPTFRWAAPDDQGGALLATRQLTQAGHRELMFLGSGISQVARDREAGFLEAAAEVGARVSTLPGGFTVLDGYRTVRRAWEDGLRFTGCFAASDEQAVGVVAALEDLGMRVPQDVSVVGFDGLPELPLPINLTTVAQDIPCIAAAALELVQEALSGQPVRGVKVPVHLVPGQTVAPPP from the coding sequence ATGACGCGCCCAACCATCAACGACATTGCCAGAGCAGCCGGGGTGAGCAAGGGCACTGTCAGCCGCGTGCTGAACGGGCATGCCACGGTGGCGCAGCGCACCCGTGCACAGGTGGAACACGTCATGAGCGAACTGGGCTACGCGCCCGACCCGGCAGCGCGGCAGTTATCGTGGCGCACCGGGCAGACGCTGGGGCTGTCCACGCTCTCTGGTGATCCGCTACTCAGCCCGTATCAGGTGCTGCTGCGGAGGTCGCTGGAAGCCCATACCGCTCCGGCAGGCGTGCAGCTCCTCGATCTGCACGGCGACCTGCACACTCTGACCCGGCTGCCCTCGGCAGTGCTGCTGCTGCACATCCGGCCCCTCGATCACCGCCTGGAACTGCTGGCCCGTCAGCGCGTTCCGGTGGTCATGATCGGACACCATCCCACCTTCCGCTGGGCCGCACCCGACGACCAGGGCGGCGCACTGCTGGCGACCCGGCAGCTGACCCAGGCAGGCCACCGCGAGCTGATGTTTCTGGGCAGCGGCATCAGTCAGGTCGCCCGCGACCGCGAGGCGGGCTTTCTGGAGGCGGCGGCAGAAGTGGGGGCCAGGGTGTCCACGCTGCCGGGCGGGTTTACCGTGCTGGACGGCTACCGCACCGTCAGACGCGCCTGGGAAGATGGCCTGCGCTTTACCGGCTGTTTTGCTGCCAGCGACGAGCAGGCGGTGGGCGTGGTCGCCGCGCTGGAAGACCTGGGAATGAGGGTGCCGCAGGACGTGTCGGTGGTGGGCTTTGACGGTCTGCCGGAATTGCCTCTGCCGATCAACCTCACCACCGTCGCTCAGGACATTCCGTGTATCGCCGCCGCCGCGCTGGAACTGGTGCAGGAAGCGCTGAGCGGTCAGCCGGTGCGGGGCGTCAAGGTTCCGGTGCATCTCGTGCCCGGCCAGACCGTGGCTCCGCCGCCCTGA
- a CDS encoding HpcH/HpaI aldolase/citrate lyase family protein, with amino-acid sequence MTAAFRSVLYVPADKSRALAKLPELRCDAVILDLEDAVLPEQKGEARAGAARALRAGATMPLLLRLNGPGTPWEQDDLELALRFAPAGIVLPKAEEPARVREVSLGLPLWLMIETPLGVQRVAELARVPGVAGLIVGANDLLLGLRGRSTPGREALLYALGAVITAARVQGITALDAVHNDLQDAEGLEHTSQQGRDLGFDGRTLIHPAQIETVNRVYGVSEAEAQQARELLAGWEEARQQGRGVAVHRGRMIEELHAREARNVLERWKAQK; translated from the coding sequence ATGACCGCTGCGTTTCGCTCGGTGCTGTACGTTCCCGCCGATAAATCGCGTGCGCTTGCCAAGCTGCCCGAGCTGCGCTGCGACGCGGTGATTCTGGATCTGGAAGACGCGGTGTTGCCGGAACAGAAGGGCGAGGCGCGGGCGGGGGCGGCGCGGGCGCTGCGGGCCGGGGCCACCATGCCGCTGCTGCTGCGACTGAACGGCCCCGGCACTCCCTGGGAGCAGGACGATCTGGAACTCGCGCTGCGCTTTGCCCCCGCCGGAATCGTGCTGCCCAAGGCCGAGGAGCCTGCGCGGGTGCGGGAAGTGTCGCTGGGCCTGCCGCTGTGGCTGATGATCGAGACGCCGCTGGGCGTGCAGCGCGTTGCAGAGCTGGCGCGGGTGCCGGGCGTGGCGGGCCTGATCGTGGGAGCCAACGATCTGCTGCTGGGTCTGCGCGGGCGGTCTACACCGGGGCGCGAGGCGCTGCTGTACGCGCTGGGGGCGGTCATCACGGCGGCCCGCGTGCAGGGAATCACGGCACTCGACGCCGTGCACAACGATCTTCAGGACGCAGAAGGGCTGGAGCACACCTCGCAGCAGGGCCGCGATCTGGGCTTCGACGGGCGCACGCTGATTCACCCAGCGCAGATCGAGACGGTGAACCGGGTCTACGGCGTCAGTGAGGCCGAAGCGCAGCAGGCCCGCGAACTGCTGGCAGGCTGGGAGGAAGCGCGGCAGCAGGGCCGGGGCGTGGCTGTTCACCGGGGCCGGATGATCGAGGAGCTGCATGCCCGGGAGGCCAGAAACGTACTGGAACGCTGGAAGGCGCAGAAGTAG